The following proteins are encoded in a genomic region of Ostrea edulis chromosome 7, xbOstEdul1.1, whole genome shotgun sequence:
- the LOC125656202 gene encoding uncharacterized protein LOC125656202 — MGIEALVEWSRILRFVLDELRINRQCTSIDEAGYALNLRIKVLCIVHSSLMWMSDASMPIMGQYKCRSSYDSKFSKADIRRQIKLFNVKYASSWIKHPKSTQSKFTTTMKELTASSFRRATGHFQQPQKFLIEAKCPFSARTMTIKEACANGGISLLKVMQGMVRCTSKQNMNIGIKFKDNNT; from the exons ATGGGAATTGAAGCATTAGTGGAGTGGTCGAGGATTCTTCGCTTCGTGCTTGACGAATTACGTATTAACCGCCAGTGTACAAGCATCGACGAGGCCGG atatgccTTGAATCTGAGGATAAAGGTGTTGTGCATTGTGCATTCATCATTAATGTGGATGTCTGATGCCAGTATGCCCATAATGGGGCAGTATAAGTGTCGATCTTCATATGACAGCAAATTTTCAAAGGCAG atataagaaggcaaataaaactgttcaatgtaaaatacGCCAGTAGTTGGATAAAACATCCAAAGTCGACACAGTCAAAGTTCACAACAACAATGAAGGAATTAACTGCATCCTCATTCCGCAGGGCAACAGGCCATTTTCAGCAACCCCAGAAATTCTTAATTGAGGCTAAGTGCCCATTTTCAGCTcgaacaatgacaattaaagaggCCTGTGCAAATGGTGGGATTTCCCTCTTG AAAGTGATGCAAGGGATGGTTCGCTGCacctcaaaacaaaatatgaatattggcaTCAAATTCAAGGACAACAACACCTGA